The DNA window CTTCAAGATGACAGATGCCATGAATCAACAACGTATTAAAACCGTAGCCTTTCGTAATTGACCTGGTCATCGCTCCTCCCGTCCTCAAttcttctctctgcctctcctctcacAAACTCTCTGCCTTCCCTTCCATATAATAATTCCAGTGATGAAGGATGTCCTATCGCCATGACGCTACTGCCCCACCATTACACTCATTAATCGCTACTTGGAATGTTGccaatttaaaaatctaggccTTTTTAGTTAACTAGTTGTACGTTTCTCTGGAAAGGGACACCAGCTAAAtacctaaaatgtaaattaaagaGAGGCAAATCCTGCAATGGGTTTACATTGGTTCTCGAGCTGTACAGTGAATGAGCCCTCAGTTATCTGACCATGCGATTCCGTGGCAGACATTGGCAGCAGCGTGAGGCGAGAGCTGATCCGTCAGGCCATAATGGCGGCTGTCGCGCATTGTCAGACCGCCGTCGGGGGGGGCCTCTTTAGAGGGCCGTAAGGTACACACAGCTGGACCGTGCCTCCGGTCGTTGTAACGCGCGTTCTTTGTCTTCGCCGGCACCGTGTCGCTTATCATGCGGTGGCAGTGTGTTCAGCTCATAAAACGTCATCTGCGATTGAACTGATTTCACAATGGATCGTGTTTGCCGATTATAAATTGAAATGTCTGAGCCGGATCCACTGCTGTTCCTTAAGCCCGGCGCTAGCGTGAGCTGGAAGGGTGCTTATCCTGCGTTCGGTGACCGAACGCACTTGTATGTTGCCTGACCCGAGGAGATGTCGGTTACTTTAACTGCTAGGACCTCCCAGTGGAACCAGAACCTTCAAGTGTTCCCCTAGCTCTCGTGTCCATGTGTTGTATGATTCCGTGTTCTGCATGATCAAACGCCAGTGttccagaacccccccccccccacgcaatTCTGTTCTGCTTTGGTGCGCGTTTGTAGAGTCATAATCCTCCTCCCGCTCTGATTGGCGGAAAATGACCGCTTTAGATCGCTGGTTGGACCGAGGGGACGGCGGGCGGTGGGGAAGGGCGGTAGCGGTGATATACGGCGGTCATAAACCCGGAGCGCGGAAGGAAGGGGAGCGACCAGCGGTTCATCTGCCGCAGGAATGTAATGTGATCACCCAGGGGCCCCCAGTCCCTGACCGCCCCGTGTTTACTGATGGTTGCCGATGCTCGTATTTTAAAGCACGGGGACCTTTTCGCTGATTGCTGTGAAAGGTTTTCTGGCTCATGCCATGTAAATGATATGTTAATATGCCCCCGTTCGATACTCTGAAACGTTGGGAGTGGGCTTGTAATCCGTGTAAAACTGAAGCTCTTTTCTCTCGCAGGTTGATGGTGCTCGCGGGCGAAACGTGGTTGCTCTTCCGTTTTATTGCTGAGTAAATTATTCCGTCTGGGCACGGACCAGTTTATAAGTGCAGAATTTACAATTCGGAGTGCGGATCTGGCTGTCCGCggctttctctcctctcacGAGAGCGGAGTAAAAGTCTTCTGATCTCTCCATTAAGTGAAATTTTTCCGGGAGCCTTATCTGGGCTGTAAAGCAGTTTGGCTGTGCCATCACTGATATCAAGCAGAATGTGAGAACGCAAACGCACTGCGCATACCTGTGGGAATAGTTTATGAGGTCAGACTCACCCTGCTTTTCATCCCACACGCACTGAGACagccagcgtgtgtgtgtgtgtgtgcgtgtgcgtgtttgcatgtgtatgtgtttgagtgtgtgtgtgcctgcaagtttgtctgtatgtacatgcgtgcgtgtgtatgtgtgtgtatgtgtttgtatatgtgtgtgcgtgtgcatgcgtgcgtgtgcgtgtgcatgcgtgtgtttgtgtgtgtatgtgtttgtgtgtgtgtgtgcgcctgcgtgtttgcctgtatgtatgtgcatgcgtgtgtccaTCTTTCCCTGCAGATCTTTTTTAACCTGTCTGATTCTGCATAGAGCGCAGAACTCTCCCTGTTCCTTTTACATCTGATAACAGACTGCAGCAGTCTGAGATGGCTGTCGGATGCAGCTCTCGTTTCCATGCACACGCCATGCGCCAATGAGCGCGTTTGCAGCTGCAGCCccctgtgtgtcctgcagggaAGCACAACAGCACCTGCTCTGGTTACTGGTGGTAATGCATCCTGAGATATTTCGTTTTTCAACCAGAGGTGGAGGAGCTCTGTAACAAATGCCAAATCTGCTTCATGTATATTAAAGAGAAAGCAAGCAATGTCTAGAGCAGGCCGCTTTCATATGAAATGGTTTTTCCACGAAATGTGTTTATTGTCACATACGCGTTTGATCAGAACACTTTCATGCTAGGTACTGCTAATTGGCTCTCTTGTGAGATCTGGGGGGAAAATCTGACTGATTTCCATTCGAAGCAGAGTACTGCTTCCTCTGCATGATGCAGCAGTTGACAGGGACAGGAAGCCCAGCGGTTtgcttctctcttcctctgcctttCTCTGAAGTGAGAGCGCCgtctttcattttgttctgcTTTGCAGTGCGGCGTGTCAGAACAGGAACTGCAGTCCGATTGTGTTGACTGAAGAACCGACTAGAAGTGCTGAATGTAGTCAGAATTTTGTGCTGTGCATTTAgattatatacacacaaagGTGTAGGAAATGGCCATAGGATCAGCCCCACTCTGGACTATACACCCTTCCTGGTATTTGGGAAACTTCCCCAATGGCACTTACATTCGGTGCAGAGTGACCACCCTTTGTGTAGGTTCAGATCTTGCTGGGTAATTTTTTGGCTAGTGATGGGGGTACGCTGTAAAGAAGTTGGCTGCATTCCCACAAGAGGGATTGCTGACTGtggttttctctccctctcgttgCTCTCTAGTGACCTTTGCTGGCAAACAGCTGAAATGGCACACTCCTCTGAGTGTGTTGCATTACTTACAGCCAAACCAGGTGAAAAGACAGTGGCGGCTAGCTAGTGCTAGCGGTCAGCCTCTGGGACTGCGCTGGATCTCATAGATGAGGAGGTGTCTTAGTATCATTGGGAGGGATACATTGGGAGcctctgaattggttgctgaattCAACTTGAATCCAAACACTAGAGTCAGGATCCTACAACAGTGTTTCTGAATCCTAGTCGTACAGACTTCTGTATGTGATACTGATGTTTGTTCAGACATGCTGTTAGTTTTGATCAAGTTGATAACAGAATACTAGCCTAGATGCATCATCTGACTACAAATAATATTCTGGTGCTACCACACAGTTCTTACCCAGGTacctgaaaaaagagaaagagctgGTTTTACGAGGGTCAGTCCATTCACGTAAAATgtcttcattatttaaaaaaaagtaatacattttctgaaataaaagttTTTGGAGATGTGTTTCAGTGGACCTAATCTCAGAAGAGATGTGTGCTGTTATTTTGGCCTGTCCATTCAGGCTGAATGATGAAGGgttgactgtgtgggtgtgtgactgtaaccccggtattgtgtgtgttttctcccaCTGCAGGACTTCGGTTTAGACGTGCAGGCGTTCCAGCACATGATTGGCGACTGCCCCCCATCTTTCCTGGCCCTGGCTGTCACGTGCTGCAATGTGAGAAGCGCACAACTTTTCACCTCAGATAGAGtttccacacacacgcgcatgcacacgcgcacacacacacacacacacacgcacgcacacatacacacacccgcgcgtgcacacacacacacacacacacacacgtgcacacacacacacacacgcatgcacacacacacacacgcatgcacacacacacacacacacgcacccgcgcacacacacacgcatgcacgcacacaacacatgcTCACAACGCACACATATGTATTCACATAGGCGCTCACACATGCGCGCAGTCATCGCATATgttcacatacgcacacacgtacacgtgcacacactcacacacacaaaccccattCGCTCTCACTCCatcgctctctcctctcattcAGATGTGTGCAGAGCAGCGGCCATCTTTCGCGGAGATCGTGATAGAActggagaagaaagagagggagcgagagagggaggagaagaaggaacTTGTCACTCAGGGCGAATCAGGTACAGGTGAGCGACAGAACCTGAAGAAAGGATCTCAGTCATCACCCGTTAGGGAGCCACTCAGATTAGCACACATCTCACTGGTGCAGGGTGTCAGGCCAGAACACTCTCTGTGTAGAGCTCAGCTTAGGGGTCAGGAGCTGGACACATCCTGATAGGACTCAGCTGTGCTCCTGATTTTCTAGCCTACAGAGAATCCAGTCTTTGGTGCATTGTGTCCAAtaactgttctgtgtgtgtgtgtacgcatgtatgTGCGCGAGTGCCGTGTGTGCAAGTGcgttttgtgtgcatgtgtgtgtctgtctgtctgtgcctgtgtctgtgtgtggatgcatgtgcatgtgtgtgcgcctgtgtgtgtgtttcttcagTTATCCAGTAACAGTCTCCTCACTCGTCATCTCACTCACCTGTCTTTTTGCAGAGCCTGTTGCCCTTGGCGACAGCCCTCACCGAAGGAGGTCCCTGTGCCTCCCTGGAGACCAGCGCCTGTCCCGGAGCAAGTCGGACATGCTGCCCCCTTCCACGCCGCCCCTGCTGGGGACCCCTGCACGGGTGAACCCCTTCTCCCTGCGGGACGATCTGAACGGCGGCAAGATCAAGCTCTTTGATACGCCCAGCAAGTCGGTCATCTCCCTGACCTTTACCCTTCCCCAGCCCCACGACCCCTGCGCCTCCCCCTCGAAGAGCGAGCCCCCCCGGGGGGTGCACCGCCGCTGCCAGTCCCTGCCCTGCACCCCTGAACTGAGCCGCATCCCCATACTTTCGGTGGCCCTCAGGGGCGACGAGACCCAGGGGCCCATGGGCACCTTGGCGGACATGGACTCCGATAGCGTGGAGGAGGAGtatgaggagaggggggaggcgcAGGAGGAGGTGCATAAGGAGTCAACGGAGGCCCTGGATCTACCAGGCGATGACTCGGGGCTTCCCCTGGACCTGGAGATGGTGTCCTTGGagcggctggaggaggaggaagaggaggtggagagggagagcgtgtGTCTAGTCGAGCCCATGGACTGCACCTGCTCCCCCGACACACTAGATGGTGCCATCTCAGCTCCATCAAAACCCCGCCTTGCCTctacctccaccctgcccaatGGCTGGGGTCCGCCCAACTCCAACGGcccgccctccctcccgccGCTGCCCCACCtggacaacaacaacagcacgGTGGTGGTCAGCCGTCCCCTAGCCTGGGGGGGCAACGGGTACCATGCCCCTCCCGGGTCCCCCGCTCCCTTCCCGCTGCCCAACTCCAGCAGCGCCGCCCTGGAGCAGGACGAGGTCATTTCCTGTCCCGGCTGCTGCCTGGCGGGGCTGAGCTTCCCGTCAGTGTGTCTGCGGGGACCCCCCCGCAggaacccccaccacccctacAAGAACCTGAACGGGGATGCGACGCGGGGGCTGCTCTGCCGTGGTACCAAGAGCCTGGTCCCGCCCCCAACTCCCCCCGAGCCCGGCCTGTCCCTCCCTGAGGCTCAGACATAGAgggcgccctctgctggacagacCCTCTCATAGCACTACTGTCAGTCTAACTGTAAATACAATGTAATTACCTGCTTCCTATCCCTACTGCCGTGCAGCAAAAAATGGGGAGTATTAAAAGTGGGTTgggtatattattattattattattattattattattattattattattaataataataaatgagtTAACTGTTTTCCCCTTTGGTATCACAGaagaaaaagttaaatgaaagAAGTGTGCAGTTCTAATATTCTATTGTGGTTTTatcacttaaataaataaagtgatttGCGAATACTGTATTTTCTACATCTTTTACTGTAACACACTGCACTTATTGAACAGTATCATCTGatctttttcagattttctcTGGCTTACTAGTTTGTTGCTAAGTTCTCCGGTAAAACCCACTACCAATGTAAGAAGTGCACACGTAACC is part of the Anguilla anguilla isolate fAngAng1 chromosome 7, fAngAng1.pri, whole genome shotgun sequence genome and encodes:
- the tesk1 gene encoding dual specificity testis-specific protein kinase 1 isoform X2, translated to MESVEADQEVSEPPIHGIHGPNRIRPSSYRALRSAVSSLARIDDFFCEKIGSGFFSEVFKVQHRITGQVMALKMNTMASNRANMLREVQLMNRLSHPNILRFVGVCVHEGQLHALTEFINWGNLEQLLDSDMYLSWAVRMGLSLDIAQGLQYLHSKGIFHRDLTSKNCLIRCENGLFSAVVGDFGLAEKIPDYSEGTDKQPLAVVGSPYWMAPEVLRGELYNEKVDVFAYGIILCEIIARIQADPDFLPRTEDFGLDVQAFQHMIGDCPPSFLALAVTCCNMCAEQRPSFAEIVIELEKKEREREREEKKELVTQGESEPVALGDSPHRRRSLCLPGDQRLSRSKSDMLPPSTPPLLGTPARVNPFSLRDDLNGGKIKLFDTPSKSVISLTFTLPQPHDPCASPSKSEPPRGVHRRCQSLPCTPELSRIPILSVALRGDETQGPMGTLADMDSDSVEEEYEERGEAQEEVHKESTEALDLPGDDSGLPLDLEMVSLERLEEEEEEVERESVCLVEPMDCTCSPDTLDGAISAPSKPRLASTSTLPNGWGPPNSNGPPSLPPLPHLDNNNSTVVVSRPLAWGGNGYHAPPGSPAPFPLPNSSSAALEQDEVISCPGCCLAGLSFPSVCLRGPPRRNPHHPYKNLNGDATRGLLCRGTKSLVPPPTPPEPGLSLPEAQT
- the tesk1 gene encoding dual specificity testis-specific protein kinase 1 isoform X1, with product MESVEADQEVSEPPIHGIHGPNRIRPSSYRALRSAVSSLARIDDFFCEKIGSGFFSEVFKVQHRITGQVMALKMNTMASNRANMLREVQLMNRLSHPNILRFVGVCVHEGQLHALTEFINWGNLEQLLDSDMYLSWAVRMGLSLDIAQGLQYLHSKGIFHRDLTSKNCLIRCENGLFSAVVGDFGLAEKIPDYSEGTDKQPLAVVGSPYWMAPEVLRGELYNEKVDVFAYGIILCEIIARIQADPDFLPRTEDFGLDVQAFQHMIGDCPPSFLALAVTCCNMCAEQRPSFAEIVIELEKKEREREREEKKELVTQGESGTEPVALGDSPHRRRSLCLPGDQRLSRSKSDMLPPSTPPLLGTPARVNPFSLRDDLNGGKIKLFDTPSKSVISLTFTLPQPHDPCASPSKSEPPRGVHRRCQSLPCTPELSRIPILSVALRGDETQGPMGTLADMDSDSVEEEYEERGEAQEEVHKESTEALDLPGDDSGLPLDLEMVSLERLEEEEEEVERESVCLVEPMDCTCSPDTLDGAISAPSKPRLASTSTLPNGWGPPNSNGPPSLPPLPHLDNNNSTVVVSRPLAWGGNGYHAPPGSPAPFPLPNSSSAALEQDEVISCPGCCLAGLSFPSVCLRGPPRRNPHHPYKNLNGDATRGLLCRGTKSLVPPPTPPEPGLSLPEAQT